The Cloacibacillus sp. genome includes a region encoding these proteins:
- a CDS encoding MATE family efflux transporter codes for MKTNNTEALGTAPVGPLLLKLSIPAMAGMFMLSLYNVVDAFFVGRGVGALGIAFVFISFPATLVIMAVSQTFGVGGASVIARALGAGRNDDASAALGTIMSSGLLCALVMTAFLMIFTRPLLLILGANHEIIESSLTYADIIFIGTPVFFMMMVFNNLVRGEGNTRLSMLSMAISSGVNIALDPLFIFVFKWGLAGAAWATVIAQVCALIWLLYYYLGGKSAVAVRLHCLRRISLPLLTQVISVGASAFVRQVGIAISWTVLNRIFADTGGAIGVAASGLVQRMLSLIIMPILDMGHGLLPLVGYNYGAKNYRRVLRGMGLANVASTAICFVCAIFLLIFPRELLALFSRDEALLASGVKGIVCVAAGLSFAGSQTMISTYYQGIGSARLAFFLSMLRPLLLHPPLALILAELFGMNGAWASFTAADILAFAISGAIYIKGRRGLIRSELKA; via the coding sequence GTGAAAACAAATAATACCGAAGCCCTTGGCACTGCCCCGGTTGGGCCGCTGTTGTTAAAGCTCTCCATTCCGGCGATGGCAGGAATGTTTATGCTCTCGCTCTATAATGTCGTCGATGCCTTTTTTGTCGGGCGCGGCGTTGGCGCGCTGGGCATCGCCTTCGTATTCATCTCCTTCCCCGCGACGCTCGTCATCATGGCGGTGTCGCAGACCTTTGGTGTGGGCGGCGCCTCCGTGATCGCCCGCGCGCTGGGAGCGGGAAGAAACGACGACGCCTCCGCGGCGCTCGGTACGATAATGTCCTCCGGCCTGCTCTGCGCGCTCGTAATGACCGCCTTCCTGATGATATTCACCCGCCCGCTGCTGCTGATACTCGGGGCCAATCATGAAATAATCGAATCATCGCTCACCTACGCGGACATCATCTTCATCGGCACCCCCGTTTTCTTCATGATGATGGTCTTCAACAATCTCGTGCGCGGCGAGGGCAACACACGCCTCTCCATGCTGAGCATGGCGATCTCCTCCGGCGTAAACATCGCTCTCGACCCGCTCTTCATCTTTGTGTTCAAATGGGGGCTCGCGGGCGCGGCCTGGGCCACCGTCATCGCTCAGGTCTGCGCGCTCATCTGGCTGCTCTATTACTACCTCGGCGGCAAAAGCGCCGTCGCCGTACGCCTGCACTGCCTGCGCCGGATATCGCTGCCGCTGCTTACGCAGGTCATCTCCGTCGGCGCCTCGGCATTCGTAAGGCAGGTGGGCATCGCCATCTCCTGGACGGTGCTCAACCGGATATTCGCCGACACCGGCGGCGCGATCGGCGTCGCCGCCTCCGGACTCGTACAGCGCATGCTCTCGCTCATCATCATGCCGATCCTCGACATGGGACACGGGCTGCTGCCGCTCGTAGGCTACAACTACGGCGCGAAAAACTACCGCCGGGTGCTGCGCGGCATGGGGCTGGCAAACGTCGCCTCCACCGCCATCTGCTTCGTCTGCGCCATCTTCCTGCTCATTTTCCCGCGCGAGCTGCTGGCTCTCTTCTCCCGCGACGAGGCGCTGCTCGCTAGCGGCGTGAAGGGGATCGTATGCGTAGCGGCGGGGCTGTCATTCGCCGGTTCTCAGACGATGATCTCCACATACTATCAGGGCATCGGCAGCGCCCGGCTCGCCTTCTTCCTCTCGATGCTCCGTCCGCTGCTGCTGCATCCGCCGCTCGCCCTGATCCTCGCGGAACTCTT